The Populus alba chromosome 6, ASM523922v2, whole genome shotgun sequence genome contains a region encoding:
- the LOC118053034 gene encoding nonsense-mediated mRNA decay factor SMG7: MTVPMDNPVDLSSRDCVQRLYDKNVELGNRLRRSAQARIPSDFTVWQQMRENYEAIILEDHAFSEQHEIEYALWQLHYRRIEEFRTHCKAALGSNGSVTSQNGTMIARPERITKIRSQFKTFLSEATGFYHDLMLKIRAKCGLPLVSFSDNSENQNIMSGEGNKATMMRKGLISCHRCLIYLGDLSRYKGLYGEGDSKISDFSAASSYYKQASSLWPSSGNPHHQLGILATYSGDEFEAIYCYFRSLAVDNPFSTARDNLIIEFEKNRQSFSQLCGDAKASLMKNATRQIGRRGRGRGSKMSPLKDNKKDASALKKNTSSIPETLKAFKIRFVRLNGILFTRTSLETFVEVLSMVKSDLLELLSSGPKEEYNFDSSAEDNGLVIVRLISILIFTIHNVNREAKLESYADILQRSVLLQNAFTAIFDLMGLIIKRCTQLNDPLASFLLPGVMTFLEWLACHPDFATGIEVEEHQAAARLFFWENCISFLNNFMSNGTMPIDVDGEDACFSNMSSYDESETSNRLALWEDFELRGFLPLAPAQLILDFSRKQSVTSDVGVKEKKACLQRILYAGKALVSLVRVGQQGMYFDSESKKFAIGAEPQTAHSFEVAASLETSSLNVLGQKYPAVEKLSVEQTALYMDGEEEDEVIIFKPLMTDRHFDVNALELSTFEVPSNASQGNMESCIGSVPVSCDSYYLSNGNNRSTVGPKSPASLAPLHFQALQPTASKWPAKSEGSISNGLNNFNLVGNGLAMKSGLQEHQVVLQPSAVSLPLPIFVNPSAGNLLPAKVSDTVVHSKSEPVMSSVSGFDSLSLKASSVFSASSRLNPVSRPVHHLGPPPGFGSVPPKAKCEILSGIGQENYDLHMDDYSWLDGYQPPSSAKATVCNNSINHPEQSCHHMKANDGLKGTRMFPFPGKQLQTFPMKIENQNGWLNHQFPDHLKLYQEWQQQQLAKTG; encoded by the exons ATGACGGTTCCGATGGATAATCCAGTGGATCTTTCATCGCGGGACTGTGTTCAACGTCTTTATGACAag AATGTTGAGTTGGGGAATAGGCTTCGGAGGTCAGCCCAAGCAAGAATTCCATCAGATTTTACTGTTTGGCAACAGATGCGAGAGAATTATGAGGCAATTATCCTAGAAGATCATGCTTTCTCTGAGCAACATGAAATAGAATATGCTTTGTGGCAGTTGCATTACCGGCGTATTGAGGAGTTTCGAACTCATTGCAAAGCTGCTCTAGGTTCAAATGGTTCAGTTACATCTCAGAATGGAACAATGATTGCAAGACCTGAACGAATTACAAAAATTCGTTCTCAGTTTAAAACCTTTCTGTCTGAAGCAACTGGATTCTACCATGATTTAATGTTGAAAATCAGAGCAAAGTGTGGTCTTcctttagtttctttttctgATAATTCGGAGAATCAGAATATTATGTCTGGAGAAGGAAATAAAGCTACCATGATGAGGAAAGGCTTGATTTCCTGCCACCGTTGTCTGATTTACCTTGGTGACCTTTCACGTTATAAAGGCTTATATGGTGAAGGAGACTCAAAAATAAGTGATTTTTCAGCCGCGTCAAGTTACTATAAGCAAGCTTCTTCATTGTGGCCTTCAAGTGGCAACCCTCACCATCAG CTTGGAATATTAGCTACTTATTCAGGAGATGAATTTGAAGCAATATACTGCTACTTTAGGAGTCTAGCCGTTGACAACCCCTTCTCAACTGCCAGAGATAACTTGATTATTGAATTTGAGAAG AATCGTCAAAGTTTTTCCCAGCTCTGTGGGGATGCCAAAGCTTCATTGATGAAGAATGCAACAAGGCAAATCGGTAGGAGAGGAAGAGGCAGAGGTAGCAAAATGTCTCCCttgaaagacaataaaaaagatGCAAGTGCTCTAAAGAAAAACACATCCAGTATTCCCGAAACTTTAAAAGCTTTCAAAATTCGATTTGTCCGACTAAATGGCATCCTATTTACACGAACAAG tTTGGAAACTTTTGTAGAGGTTCTTTCAATGGTCAAAAGTGACTTGCTTGAACTTCTGTCATCTGGGCCAAAAGAAGAGTACAATTTTGATTCAAGCGCCGAGGATAATGGGCTTGTGATTGTTAGGCTTATATCCATTCTTATATTCACAATCCATAATGTGAATCGGGAAGCTAAGCTTGAGTCATATGCTGACATCTTGCAACGCTCAGTTTTGCTTCAGAATGCTTTTACTGCCATCTTTGACTTGATGGGGCTCATTATTAAGAGATGCACACAACTGAATGATCCTTTGGCTAGCTTTCTGTTGCCTGGAGTGATGACATTTTTGGAGTGGTTAGCCTGTCATCCAGATTTTGCTACTGGCATCGAAGTGGAAGAGCATCAAGCTGCTGCTAGATTGTTCTTTTGGGAgaattgtatttcttttttgaacAACTTCATGTCAAATGGGACCATGCCCATTGATGTGGATGGAGAGGATGCTTGTTTTTCCAACATGAGCAGCTATGATGAAAGTGAAACCTCCAACAGGCTTGCATTGTGGGAGGACTTTGAATTGAGAGGGTTTTTGCCTCTTGCTCCAGCACaattgattcttgatttttcaaggaAGCAATCTGTAACAAGTGATGTTGGTGTTAAGGAGAAAAAGGCATGTCTTCAGAGGATTCTATATGCTGGAAAAGCTCTTGTAAGCCTAGTTCGGGTTGGGCAGCAAGGCATGTATTTTGACTCAGAGTCCAAGAAATTTGCCATTGGTGCTGAGCCTCAAACAGCCCATAGTTTTGAGGTGGCTGCTTCTCTTGAAACGTCTTCTTTAAATGTTTTGGGGCAAAAATATCCAGCTGTGGAGAAATTGAGTGTGGAACAGACTGCGTTATACATGGATGGGGAAGAAGAGGACGAGGTGATTATTTTTAAGCCGTTGATGACTGATAGGCACTTTGATGTCAATGCTCTTGAGTTGTCTACTTTTGAGGTTCCAAGTAATGCCTCTCAAGGCAACATGGAGAGCTGTATAGGATCTGTTCCTGTCTCTTGTGATTCTTATTATCTGTCAAATGGTAACAATAGAAGCACAGTTGGCCCTAAATCTCCTGCTTCTCTTGCCCCCCTGCATTTTCAAGCATTGCAACCTACCGCTTCAAAATGGCCTGCCAAATCTGAAGGATCCATTTCCAATGGGTTGAACAACTTCAATTTGGTAGGGAATGGGCTTGCTATGAAGAGTGGGTTGCAAGAACACCAAGTAGTTTTGCAGCCTTCTGCAGTTTCACTTCCTCTTCCAATCTTTgtgaaccctagtgctggtaaCCTGCTACCCGCTAAGGTTTCTGATACTGTAGTACACTCAAAATCTGAGCCAGTCATGTCTTCTGTCTCTGGTTTTGACAGTCTGTCCTTGAAGGCATCATCAGTGTTCTCAGCTAGTTCAAGATTGAATCCAGTAAGCCGTCCTGTTCATCACCTTGGTCCTCCACCTGGATTTGGCTCTGTTCCTCCTAAGGCCAAATGTGAGATCTTATCTGGCATTGGTCAGGAGAATTATGATTTGCATATGGATGATTATAGCTGGCTTGATGGATATCAGCCACCGTCATCAGCAAAAGCAACTGTGTGTAACAATTCTATCAATCACCCTGAACAATCTTGTCATCATATGAAAGCGAATGATGGCCTGAAAGGAACAAGAATGTTTCCATTTCCTGGCAAGCAACTCCAAACATTTCCtatgaaaattgaaaaccagAATGGCTGGTTGAACCACCAGTTTCCTGATCATCTGAAACTATACCAGGAGTGGCAACAGCAGCAACTTGCAAAAACAGGCTAG
- the LOC118053035 gene encoding uncharacterized protein isoform X2, with the protein MGQSLKKLAPGSEENKEREIGHIIEKNYEKYFGEEAIKKMQSAHDPQSSSQEPSKEEITSAPYFIRAVCEIVQEINISLKSTQLRLPDAEKLREIYKDHALDKGKHLEKDEFQKIIQEVIIQSGFTGYGSKDTFLFIFGIPLITYFIKQRVAPKSIPNEVFIPGVTSASVYLLAKLNKI; encoded by the exons ATGGGGCAGTCCTTGAAGAAATTAGCTCCTG GGAGTGAGGAAAACAAGGAAAGGGAAATAGGCCacataatagaaaaaaactatgaaaaatattttggagaagAAGCCATCAAGAAAATGCAGTCAGCTCATGACCCCCAATCTTCATCACAGGAACCATCGAAGGAAGAGATAACCTCTGCTCCATATTTCATTCGAGCAGTATGCGAAATTGTCCA AGAAATTAACATTAGCCTTAAGAGCACGCAACTCCGTCTCCCAGATGCTGAGAAACTCAGGGAAATTTATAAA GACCACGCCCTGGACAAAGGAAAACATCTGGAAAAGGACGAATTCCAAAAGATCATCCAGGAAGTAATAATCCAATCAGGGTTTACAGGTTATGGCTCAAAAGACACATTCCTCTTCATCTTCGGGATTCCTTTAATCACATACTTCATCAAGCAACGAGTAGCCCCTAAATCGATCCCAAATGAAGTCTTCATACCTGGAGTCACCTCTGCCTCCGTTTACCTTCTTGCTAAACTTAACAAAATATGA
- the LOC118053035 gene encoding uncharacterized protein isoform X1, protein MGQSLKKLAPGLLSSYFKARALNFEGVDELLGLLSILSKEIGARERSEENKEREIGHIIEKNYEKYFGEEAIKKMQSAHDPQSSSQEPSKEEITSAPYFIRAVCEIVQEINISLKSTQLRLPDAEKLREIYKDHALDKGKHLEKDEFQKIIQEVIIQSGFTGYGSKDTFLFIFGIPLITYFIKQRVAPKSIPNEVFIPGVTSASVYLLAKLNKI, encoded by the exons ATGGGGCAGTCCTTGAAGAAATTAGCTCCTG GGCTATTGTCGAGCTATTTTAAGGCTAGGGCTTTAAATTTTGAAGGTGTAGATGAATTGCTTGGACTGTTGTCAATATTGTCTAAAGAAATTGGTGCCAGAGAAA GGAGTGAGGAAAACAAGGAAAGGGAAATAGGCCacataatagaaaaaaactatgaaaaatattttggagaagAAGCCATCAAGAAAATGCAGTCAGCTCATGACCCCCAATCTTCATCACAGGAACCATCGAAGGAAGAGATAACCTCTGCTCCATATTTCATTCGAGCAGTATGCGAAATTGTCCA AGAAATTAACATTAGCCTTAAGAGCACGCAACTCCGTCTCCCAGATGCTGAGAAACTCAGGGAAATTTATAAA GACCACGCCCTGGACAAAGGAAAACATCTGGAAAAGGACGAATTCCAAAAGATCATCCAGGAAGTAATAATCCAATCAGGGTTTACAGGTTATGGCTCAAAAGACACATTCCTCTTCATCTTCGGGATTCCTTTAATCACATACTTCATCAAGCAACGAGTAGCCCCTAAATCGATCCCAAATGAAGTCTTCATACCTGGAGTCACCTCTGCCTCCGTTTACCTTCTTGCTAAACTTAACAAAATATGA